From the Candidatus Neomarinimicrobiota bacterium genome, the window GTCTCGTCCGGCGTAGTGTTAACGTAGACGGAAGCGCCCTTGTTGTCAAAATGACCCTTGAAGAACCATTCCTCGACTCCACAAGGAGTGACGGATTGGTATGAGCCTGAGCGTCTCGTCCGGCGTAGTGTTAACGTAGACGGAAGCGCCCTTATTGTCAAAATGACCCTTGAAGAACCTTTCCTCGACTCCACACGGAGTGACGGATTGGTATGAGCCTGAGCGTGTCGTCCGGCGTAGTGTTAACGTAGACGGAAGCGCCCTTGTTGTCAAAATGACCCTTGAAGAACCAATCCTCGACTCCACAAGGAGTGACGGATTGGTATGAGTCTGAGCGTCTCGTCCGGCGTAGTGTTAACGTAGACGGAAGCGCCCGTGTTTCAATTAGGAATTATGAATTACAAATGATGAATTCGTGGATTCATATTCCCCATAACTGTCAAAGCTGAATGATTTCAGCGCAGCGAATATACATGGTGAAGCTCTTGTTGCAATTTTTTTTCTGAAATCATCAGGAATCACTCATTTCCTGCCGTTTTTCTTTCCGTTTCCGGGGTTTATTCTTTTTGACACCTCTCTACGCTCTACAATCTGCGTTGGGCGATCTCAGCCTCCAGAGTATGCTTGGCCATGGAACCTCCCCCCCTCTTACAGAGGACCTCCCCAAGGGGAGGAATATGGTTGCTTTTAACTTTTAACTTTTAACTTTGACGATCTCGCAAAAAGTATCTGAGAATTCATAAAATGTGCCCTAAAACCATTAAATACAACCATATATAGTGAATACTCCTAAATCCATATATATCAACACTTTGCGTCATTTCGATGAACTCAATACAACGCTCTGCGCGCGAGAGGGACTTTCTGCGAAGGCGTCAACTCTTAACTTTTAACTTTTAACTTTTGCTTCTGCGTGACCTGATAGATCGCAATTAACATAACGGATGCCCCCGTAATCTGGCTCCAGGTCAAGGCGTGATCAAAGAAAACCCAGTCAATGGTGACGGCTGAAATGGGCCAGAACATTTCCAGAATGGTAGCCTGACTAGCTTGCACCTTCTTCAAACCAAAATAATAAATGGAGAGAGCGACTGTGCCAGAAGACAACACGATCGCGACTAAAAAAAATACCTGCTCTGAATTCAATCCGGGAAATGTCTCAATTCGCACAAATAATAACAGGTATAGACCGCTTATTGCTGTGGTAAGTCCCAGTCTCAGTGGCGTAATGATCCGTGAATCCAATTCTCGCAAGCTGTATTTACCCATGACCGTGGAAGACCCCCAGGCAAAAGCTGCCCCCACAGCTAACAATCCGGCATACACATTCTTACCACCATCCTGCCACTGTGGTAAAATATCGGGAAAAGCCACAAAATAGCTGCCCACCAAAGCCAGGGAGGCCCAAAGATAGAAGCGGCCATTGAAGCGCTCTTTGAGAATAATACGCGCCAAAAAGATGGCAAAAATAGGTTGCAGTTTTTGCAGCAGCACTACAATCGAAAAATTGATATAGTTGATATAGCTTAAAGCCTGGGTGTAAGCTAAGGTCCCTAGCAATCCCCCGAAAAAGGAGATCCAAAAAATAGATACCCAAGTCTTCCGGTTGAGCTGCTTGATACGAGGCCAGAACTTGATCAGCCAAGGTAAAGTGACCAGCAGCCCCAGGGCATGTTCAGCAAAAACGATGAACATACTGGGCAAACTGTAAAGAGACTGACGCAGGAGTGCATCCAGCGACCAGAGGAAAGCAGCAAAAACAATGGCTGCCGGACCAGCATATTTCCAGTTAAAGAGTTGCTTTAACATACTTGTTTATGAGCCATTTTCACGGGATGAATATAGACTCTTTATTCCCGAGAAAGCTTAAAACCTTTGCCTGAATACGATTAATACTGAGCTACTTCAAGTAGGTGATCTTCTTCCATTCACCAATAACAGCCCCATCGCTGGTAAGCTTTGCAAAGTATATCCCGGCTGCATGTTTACTGTCCGGATGCCAATTGAGTGTACCTGAAGCAGTCACTTGAAGTGTCTCAACAACCGCACCCTTGATATTGGTGATCTGCAAGGTTCCTTTGGTGCCACTTGGCAATGAAAGATCAAACCTGATCTCGGGGTTGAACGGGTTGGGAAAAGCGGCTGCAATTCCAGGTTTTCCCGGAAGATTCAAGGTGTTGTCAATGACCCCAGTGGCACTTAGATCCAGCCATAGGAGCATTCTATGGATCAGGTCAGCTCGGATGCTATCAGCGGCTCCACTAAAACCCGTTAGAGCTTCCAAACCAAAGCCCAGGAGAATCGTTGAATAGGTTTGATCCTTCACTGATATCCCACCAGTTAGATTTCCCACAAATGGATACACAAATAGCGAAGAACCACCTGCCAGAACAGTGAAAGCATCTGGTGATGTTTGATTGTTGGCAGCTGTTAAATTTGAGATCGAGTAACGATCAACAACTTCCATCAGCTCATGTTCCGCATCACCATAGACATAGGCGCTAGTAACCTGATCAGAGGCCAGCTCAGCAGCGAAATATTCACTTAAGAAATCTTCAAGATTACCATCTCCGCTGCTAATGTCCTGGCCAGTCATCAGGACTTTCCCCCCGTCTGCCAGATAATCCGAGATCAACGTGATCTTCAGATCATTTAGAGGTGCTTCATGATCACCTGAATACCAGATGATCCTGGAACTGTGTTGCAGCCACTCCAAAGTGGGTAGGCCGTTGGCGGCAATATCCCATGTGGTATGTACGATCCCGGCAATTCTCAAGGC encodes:
- a CDS encoding DMT family transporter, which encodes MLKQLFNWKYAGPAAIVFAAFLWSLDALLRQSLYSLPSMFIVFAEHALGLLVTLPWLIKFWPRIKQLNRKTWVSIFWISFFGGLLGTLAYTQALSYINYINFSIVVLLQKLQPIFAIFLARIILKERFNGRFYLWASLALVGSYFVAFPDILPQWQDGGKNVYAGLLAVGAAFAWGSSTVMGKYSLRELDSRIITPLRLGLTTAISGLYLLLFVRIETFPGLNSEQVFFLVAIVLSSGTVALSIYYFGLKKVQASQATILEMFWPISAVTIDWVFFDHALTWSQITGASVMLIAIYQVTQKQKLKVKS
- a CDS encoding T9SS type A sorting domain-containing protein, with translation SANGAPVDIYEELIDFNPIGFMATGTSNLPFEFDVHDTLTPQIVTFDVGFTSDEILEPDRHDLILMMGSPEVAIIDDDEVISGIGDYQTYYSEALRIAGIVHTTWDIAANGLPTLEWLQHSSRIIWYSGDHEAPLNDLKITLISDYLADGGKVLMTGQDISSGDGNLEDFLSEYFAAELASDQVTSAYVYGDAEHELMEVVDRYSISNLTAANNQTSPDAFTVLAGGSSLFVYPFVGNLTGGISVKDQTYSTILLGFGLEALTGFSGAADSIRADLIHRMLLWLDLSATGVIDNTLNLPGKPGIAAAFPNPFNPEIRFDLSLPSGTKGTLQITNIKGAVVETLQVTASGTLNWHPDSKHAAGIYFAKLTSDGAVIGEWKKITYLK